ACAACTCTCCATTTGATGGACCCAATGGGATCCTTGCCCATGCCTTTCAGCCAGGCCCAGGTATTGGAGGAGATACTCATTTTGATTCAGAAGAAACATGGACTCAAGATTCTGAAAGTAAGTTGGGGTCGTTGTTAGGTTCACACGAGCCTTTTAAATTCACCTTTCCCACCTTGGAATCAAGACGTATTCACAAATACACAGCCACTCACATTACTATAGAATTTCAAAcacagaaatcaatcaatcacATTTTTGGTACTTAAGGATAAACCagcttaaatttttttgtttttgtttttttttttttaatcgaaaGCTAATTATTGACGTTATTTCCCACTGCAATGCCCTCATCTAAGTGTGCCACTGTCATGGCACTAAGTAACTGATGAACAAAAGAAACCTACTTCCCAGTTGTGTAAGGGGCTGGAAAGACCAGGGTGAAAGTTCTTAATGCAacctcacatggtggaaggatgAGGGAGACCAAGAGAAATGAGCCTGAAACCCTTGCCCTTTTCACAGCGGCATCAGTCCAGACCATTTCCATCAGGATCACATCCCAGCAGTTTTTCACTCACGATTAACTTTCTGACACATGATTTCTGGGAGGAGCATTTAAATGTTCAGCTTGCAGGGAGCTGAACGAGGCAAACCACAGCCAAACCCTGGCTGGACCCTGGCTGCACAAACAAGGCTAGGCTGAGGGAGGCCACAGTCATGAAGTTACACATATTCTTAGCCAGCTTGCACTCTGCCATGGCTAAGCTGAGTGGTTGAGACAGAGGGAGGCTACTTAGCTCCCAAAGCATAACATTTTCTGGTTCCCCTGctttagtttctctctctctctctctctctctctctctctctcatctctatctttctgtgtttaatgTTTGGAAAGGCCTTTTCTTCACGTCTCTGGAGATGCTGAAGTACTGGGGTTCATTTGAAAAGAGCAGCCACATTCTTCCTTCTAATACCTTCACTTCCACCGGCCTCCTTCTCAGCAGTGTGTCTGTGCAACAGAGCATGCTTTCTGGGAGCCCCCTGATGAGCCGTTCTGGGCTTCCTGAAGAGAGGGGATGAGGTGAGGGCCCTGTGTGCGGACCCTGTGGTCAGTCAGCCTTGCATCTGACCTACTGCACTGAGAGGAGGGCTCTTTCCTGTGTCTTCTTTGGAGACGCCGTTAAAGAGCCTGAGGGCCAAAGCACGTGCAAGTACAAAGAAACAGGATTCTTCCCATCCTGAGATCCGTAGCTCTTCCACCATTTCACCGACCTTCCATATCTATAAAATGTGGGAGTTGGGATAAAGACAGATTTATCAGCTCTGAGATTTGATAACAGCTTTGTGGTTTCTACCTTGATGTCTCCTCATTGCTGCACTTTACGTACCTGACtagaaaaggaaagagatgagTACATAACAGTCTCCTTCCTGGGCAGTTTTGGCCTCAAAGCAACATCCTTTGAGATCATATTTTCACCACCTGTGGAGCCATTAAAGTGTCCACCCTATATTCTTGCATTTCAGATTACAACCTGTTTCTTGTGGCTGCTCATGAATTTGGACATTCCCTGGGACTCTCTCACTCCACTGATCCTGGTGCCTTGATGTACCCAAACTATGCTTACAGGGACCCCAGCACCTACTCACTGCCTCAAGATGATATCAATGGCATCCAGACACTCTACGGTAAGGTTGTGTGGATACATGGTAGAACACAGTGCAACGAGAGCTGGTCTCCATAAGTCCGGCACACAAGCTCTCTCCTTTGGAGTCGCTGCATTCTGTCCACCAGAGAAGCTCAAATTAATCTCTGAAAGTCACCAGGAATAAGTATAGCATTGGCAACAGAGGCCTGTGGGGCTGAGcctctggtgtgatttcaatacgtcttggtttttaacttatTAGATGTCTATTTCTACCTTAAAGAAAAGGCTAAAGGGCAGGCCTGTTGACAAATATCTGTAATATTAACAGTCAGGAGGCTGAGCCAAGAGAACCATGAACGCATGAAGGCAGCttcaactacacagtgagacttggtctcgagaaaaataaaaaggaaaagaaagaaggagatatggggagaaggaaggaaggaaagaaggaaggaaggaaagaaagaaggaaggaaggaaggaaggaaggaaggaaggaaggaaggaaggaaggaaggaaggaaggaaggaaggaaggaaagaaagacactcTGCCTTCCAAAGTATTTGAAGTGTACCACAGGCATGGGGCTTATActtattaaatgtttttatttcccagGACCTTCAAACAACCCTATCCAACCTACTGGGCCCAGCACCCCCACAGCCTGTGATCCTCACCTGAGATTCGATGCTATCACCACACTCCGTGGGGAGATTTACTTCTTTAAAGACAAGTATAAATTTGAGCTGCCCCTTCGTTGTACATCTCTGTTTGTCAGACCTTAAAACTGGAGGCTAATGAAACATGTCACTCAGCTTTCCTTTTGACCCAATAGATAGGTATCTTCTTGGAATTCCTAGTGGTTTCTAGATGTCGTGAAACATCCTCAAGCACTTCTGACATCGTTAGAGATTGTCAGTGTTAAACTTGTTAAAGGCTGGAAGATCCTAAGCATGTTAGGTTTGTTGTGCTAAGAAGAGGCTGTGGCGCCACCCAAGATCAAATAAGATGGGGCCTGTGACCTCCAACACTGTCCAGGGACCACCAGATGGATATCACTACCATAAACTAGGGTCCTGCGTGAATCATGCTTGTTACACATTTATATACTAAAGAAACCAGGCAAGGATCATTTGTAGTCAAGAATCATAAGCCAacagctctctccctctccctctccctctccctctccctctccctctccctctccctctccctctccctctccctctccctctccctctccctctccctctccctctccctctccctctccctctccctctccctctctctctttttgcgtgtgtgtgtgtgtgtgtgtgtgtgtatgtgtgtctgtgtgtgtgtgtccttatgCTCCTTTAGGTACTTCTGGAGACGGCATCCCCAGCTGAGACAAGTTGACCTCAATTTCATCTCTCTATTCTGGCCCTTCCTGCCCAATGGCCTTCAGGCTGCTTATGAGGATTTTGATAGAGACCAAGTTTTCCTATTTAAAGGTAACATTCAGGGTGGAGCAGGACTTCTCTTTGCCCCATAGCATTTTCAGAAAGGACAGGAAAAGCATGCTGCTAGCCAGGCTCTTGCCAGGAGTCCAGGCTTAGGCCCCACATGATCACAAATGGCTGCATGAACTTGCCCAGGCTGGACCCTCATTAGGTCTTAGTATTGTCCTCAACAAATACTACTTCCTGAGACCATCTTCAGTATTTCTCTGCCCTCATCATAGATATGGTTTTCTAAGATATCTCAAGGCTGTGATTTAGTTCCTACACAAGAGTCACATCAGGCAAGATATGTGGTTTGGGAACCGTGAACATCAGGCTGTAATGTTTGGAGTTTTTCAGGTGCAGAGAGCAACGATTTAGGGCTACCATTGCACTCAGGAGCTCCACTTTGGCGCTTTCATCTTTCTCAGACTATCTGCTCCATTTTCACTACTGTGGGGATCGCAAAGTGCTGGCATAGAAAGGCAGAGCTTTGTTAAGGATGTTTCCTGAATTGTTGGCAGGCAGACAGTACTGGGTCCTAAGTGGCTATGACCTTCAGCAAGGTTACCCGAAGGATATATCCAGCTTTGGATTCCCGAGCAGTGTCCAAGCCATTGACGCAGCTGTTTCCTATGGAGGGAAGACGTATTTCTTCATAAACAAGGAGTGCTGGAGGTAAGGAGAATGAGTCTTTCCATTAAAGTGAAAAAGCTGTGTTTCTCTGCCCTGTGTGCAAACCGTTAACACGGACATCTGAAGACTTTTAAATCTACATGGTTTCTGACAGCCTAATGAGGTCATAGTCTTTATCACAGGATGATGCTACATGTCTTTAATCTTTCACTTTTATCACAGAAGATACCTACACAGATATATGGAGTATTCTGTATCATGAGATGTTTCACATCCTCATTCAGCTCTAGGGTGGCAtacagggaaagaagagaggcaaTTCTTCCTATGAGTTGAGTTCTGACATTCTCAAATGAATGTTTCCCACATATTTGCAGATTTTGGTAAACAAGAGAAAGTTATTAAAGCATGAAAGTCAAAGACAGGTGGTCTGtagggaggaagaggacagatgGATGGGGCTAGAAGGAAGGCCAATGGAGACTTGACCATGAATAAACAATGATACATGTGTAAACATGTCATAATGAAGCTCATTATTTTACATGCTAACAAAATACTAATAAAACAATGCATTCTTTTAcattatatacacatgtacacacatacatataattatgCTTAATTTACCAACTAAATAAAATGCTTCAAAAATAAAGGCTCTGCTTTTGGGAAATAACTGCTAATCACCAATCAGCATGCTGATTTAAAATCAATGGCACCtctgtgttttaaaacaaaatagccTTAGGTAGAGAAGTTAAGCGTTCCCAATCTTAGCCAATGGGACACAGATTTAGTGTAAATATGTCTAAGAGAGTACTTTGTAACATATACAAATAGAAAGCAGGATGTCATAATATATACTGTTTTTTAAATCATGTGATACTTTTTTCTCATTAGATATGACAATCAAAGAGGATCCATGGATCCAGGTTATCCCAAAAGCATAGGAAGCACTTTCCCAGGAATAAACTGTAGAGTTGATGCAGTTTTCCTGCAGGACTGTAAGTAGAAAAAAAggttaacaaaaaaaattttaccttgtttttttttattagttattgatttattatttattacaatttatttactttgtatcctggctgtagcccctccctcatctcctcccagtcccacccttcctccctcttctccccctctacCCCTCcccggtccactgataggggaggtcctcctcccctactatctgaccctggcctatcagatctcatcaggactggctgaatcctcttcctctgtggcctggcaaagctgtttCCTGGGAgtaggttatcaaagagccagtcactgagtccatgtcagagacaacctttgctccccttactagggaacccacatggagaatgagcttcCTATAAGATACATAAGAGCAAGGggtcatggtccttggttgaactaTTGGTCTCTGCATGTCCCCCTGGGTCCAAATATTGTGGCTCTGTTGGAcacctggtggagctcctgtcccatccaggtctttctatctccccattcttccataaatttcctgcactctgctcaaagtggAGATGAGTCcccagtatctccttccataccttgcgggatagattctttcagaagccctctgtggtatgttcttgtcctgttccctgtcttctcccacttctgatgtctatatgtttgcccttctaaatgaggattaagcatcttccctagggtccacTGTGTtgtttaggactatatattttagtatatttatcctatattttatgtctaatatccacttataagtgagtatataccatgtgtgtctttctgcttctgggatacctcactcaggatgatcttttctagatcccaccagttgcctgcaaatttcatgatttccttgtttttaattgttgagtggtattccattgtgtaaatgtaccacaatttctgcatccatgtcctcagctgagggacatctaggttgttttcagtttctggctacgaaaaaagctcctacaaacatggttgagcaaatgtccttgttgtatggttcaacatctttcagatatatgcccaacactggtatagctggatcttgacatagcactattcctaattttctgagaaagcaccagattgatttccaaagcggttgtacaagtttgcattcccaccagcaacggggttctcctttctctacatcctctccagcatgtgttgccacttaagttttttattttaaccattctgatgggtgtaaggtaaaaatctcagagtccttttgatttgcaattccgtgatgactaaggacattgagcatttctttaagtgtttctctgccgttcaacattcctctgttgataattctctgtttagctccgtggcccatttttaagtggattacttagtttgtcggtgtttaacttctttagttcttcatatattttggatatcagccctctgtcagacatggagttggtgaaggtctttccccaatctctaggctgtcattctgttctgacagcagtgtcctttgctttacagaatcatttcggtttcacaaggtcccatctattgattgttgatcttagagcctgagcagttggtgttatgttcagaaagttttattctgtgccaatgatttcaaggctcttccgcactttttttttttttctaacagatttggtgtatttggtcttatgttgaggtctttgatccacttggactttagttttgtgcagggtgctaaatatggatctatttgcatttatttatctgtttacatgtagacatctggttagaccagcaccatttgttgaaaatgctaacttttttccattgtgtggttttggcttctttgtcaaaaatcaactaaGTATTTGGGtgtatttctgagtctttgattcaatcccattgatccactagtctgtttctatgccaatgccacacatattttattactgttgctctatagtacagcttgagatcagggatagagatacctccagtagatcttttattgtgcagggttgttttagaaattctgggattttttttttttcatatgaaattgaggactgcgctttcaaggtctgtaaagaattgtgttggtaatttgatgataattgcattgaatctgtagattgcttttagtaggatggccattttcactgtgttaatcctactgatccatgagcatgggagatctttcgatcttctgatatcttcttcaatttctttcttcagagacttgaagtttttttcattcacttgcttagttagagtcacaccaatatactttatgttatttgtggctattgtcaagggcgttgtttccttaatttttttctcagcccatttgtctttggtatacaggagggcttctgatttttttttttttagttaattttttatctagccactttgatgaaggtgtttatcagctgtaggagttctctagtagaattttgggggtcatttgcaaatagtgatactttgatttcttcctttccaatttgtatccccttgatctttagttgtcttattgctctagctagggcttcaagtactatgttaaagagatacagagagagtgggcagccttgtcttgtctgtgatttcagtggaattgatttaagtttctctctgtttggtttgatgttggctataggctttgctgtatatttcctttactgtttttaggtatatgccttgtatccctgatcactctaagactttaaacatgaatgggtgttagattttgtcaaatccttttttggcatctaaggaaatgattatgtgatttttttttccttcagtttgtttatatggtggatttctttgatggatttctgtatattgaaccacccctgtttgccagggatgaagcctacttggtcatggtgaatgatttatttttattttttattttaatttttattaattacactttattcattttgtatcccccccaaaaccccaccctcctccctcctaatcccaccttcccttcccattctccatgcatgcccttccccaagtccaataataggggaagtcttcctctccttccttctgatcctagtatttttaatgttttcttggatttggtttgtgaggattttattgagtatttttgtgtcaatgctcataagagagatGTGTCTGAAGTTCtcattctttgttgggtctttgtgtggtttaggtattaaggtgactgtggcttcatagaatgaatttggtaatgttctgtttctattttgtggaatagtttgaagagtattggagttagcccttctttgaaggactggtagaattctgcactgaaaccatctggccttaggctttttttggaagggggaCTTTtcatgattgcttctatttccttaggggatataggactgtttaatttatttacctgaccttgattcaatattggtaagtggaatccatcaagaaaatattccatttcaattagattttcaaatattgtggcacACAAGCTTTtaaagtaaaacctaatgattctttggatttcctcagtgtctgttgttatgtcct
This is a stretch of genomic DNA from Meriones unguiculatus strain TT.TT164.6M chromosome 1, Bangor_MerUng_6.1, whole genome shotgun sequence. It encodes these proteins:
- the Mmp8 gene encoding neutrophil collagenase produces the protein MLFLKALPFLFLLHTLLAKASPVPHEHLEEKNLKIAENYLKKFYHLPSNQYRSAKRNETMITEKLKEMQRFFGLAETGKPDAATMEMMGRPRCGVPDSGDFMLTPGSPKWTHTNLTYRIVNYPSWLSMTTVRKEIGRAFQLWSVASPLTFTETSQGEADINIGFVPRDHGDNSPFDGPNGILAHAFQPGPGIGGDTHFDSEETWTQDSENYNLFLVAAHEFGHSLGLSHSTDPGALMYPNYAYRDPSTYSLPQDDINGIQTLYGPSNNPIQPTGPSTPTACDPHLRFDAITTLRGEIYFFKDKYFWRRHPQLRQVDLNFISLFWPFLPNGLQAAYEDFDRDQVFLFKGRQYWVLSGYDLQQGYPKDISSFGFPSSVQAIDAAVSYGGKTYFFINKECWRYDNQRGSMDPGYPKSIGSTFPGINCRVDAVFLQDSFFLFFSGPQYFAFNLNSHRVTRVARSNLWLNCT